A stretch of the Capsicum annuum cultivar UCD-10X-F1 chromosome 8, UCD10Xv1.1, whole genome shotgun sequence genome encodes the following:
- the LOC124886592 gene encoding uncharacterized protein LOC124886592, which translates to MPVKVYITLESATHLRRPILSTDFAEISSKQEYPGYGWFKLWYSGSERRQNRVGILVDEDLRGRVVEVRRVCDRLMSIKLVVGDFSLHVCSVYAPQLGLDEEVKASFWEALDENEEVKKKVGSKKGAHVKFIESKDKEEKWVNREVYKLPKNEAKLAFTVAKTAAFESIYVGLEKKGGEKRLYRLAKARERKVLDLDLVKCIKGEDGSVLVKDVHIKKKWQDYFHGLLNEEGDRSIKLGELEHLEDNWDFGYCRRSKVEEVREAIHRMRRGRAIGLDEILVDFCKFTGGASLSWF; encoded by the exons ATGCCGGTGAAGGTGTATATAACTCTGGAATCAG CGACACATCTTCGACGACCAATTTTGTCAACAGATTTTGCCGAAATAAGCAGCAAGCAGGAGTATCCG GGATATGGATGGTTTAAGCTGTGGTACTCAGGAAGTGAGAGGCGGCAGAATAGAGTGGGCATATTAGTGGACGAGGATCTTAGAGGAAGGGTGGTGGAAGTTAGGCGGGTATGTGATAGGCTAATGAGCATTAAGCTGGTCGTTGGGGACTTCAGTTtgcatgtgtgtagtgtttatgcgccGCAGTTAGGCTTGGATGAGGAGGTGAAAGCAAgtttttgggaggctttggatgag aatgaagaagttaaaaagaaagtGGGGAGTAAGAAGGGGGCGCATGTTAAGTTTATTGAGAGTAAGGATAAGGAGGAGAAGTGGGTGAATAGGGAGGTGTACAAATTACCAAAGAATGAGGCCAAGTTAGCATTTACGGTGGCTAAGACGGCAGCGTTTGAGAGCATATATGTGGGGTTAGAAAAGAAAGGAGGGGAAAAGAGATTGTATAGGCTGGCTAAAGCTAGGGAGCGAAAGGTTCTTGACCTCGATCTAGTGaaatgcattaagggggaggatgggaGTGTTTTGGTGAAGGATGTCCACATTAAGAAAAAATGGCAGGACTATTTTCATGGTTTATTGAACGAGGAGGGGGACAGAAGCATTAAgctaggggagctggagcacttgGAGGATAATTGGGATTTTGGTTACTGTAGAcgttctaaggttgaggaggtcagagaggctattcataGGATGCGGAGGGGCAGGGCGATAGGGCTTGATGAAATTTTAGTGGATTTTTGTAAGTTTACTGGTGGAGCTAGTTTGAGCTGGTTCTAA